The Hyalangium gracile genome includes a window with the following:
- a CDS encoding acetyl-CoA C-acetyltransferase, protein MKSVSKSEEIYFLSGKRTPFGTYGGGLKDLSATELAVESAKAALAQAQVSPEQIQHVVYGNVVQTSADAIYLPRHVGLRSGVPVPVPALGVNRLCGSGFQAFVTAAELMLTEQASCVLAGGTESMSQAPHVIRGARWGIPLGKGGLEDMLWSALTDSYTGQAMALTAEQLAVDYQLSQDAVDEYAVLTQKRFAAAQEAGRLQDEISPVTLKGKKGETVFGKDEHNRPDTTVESLRKLPKVFKKDGVVHAGAASGICDGAGSMVMATRSFVDKHGLKPLGRLVNWGISGCEPKLMGIGPAPAIRRLLERAECKLGDVELFEVNEAFAPQYLAVEKELGLPRAQTNVNGGAIAVGHPLGASGARLTMTLLYELKRRGARYGIGSACIGGGQGIAVLVEAL, encoded by the coding sequence ATGAAGAGCGTTTCGAAGAGCGAAGAGATCTATTTCCTGTCCGGCAAGCGCACCCCGTTTGGCACCTATGGGGGCGGCCTGAAGGACCTGAGCGCCACGGAGCTGGCCGTGGAGTCGGCCAAGGCGGCGCTCGCGCAGGCGCAGGTGTCCCCCGAGCAGATCCAGCACGTGGTGTACGGCAACGTCGTGCAGACGAGCGCGGACGCCATCTACCTGCCGCGGCACGTGGGGCTGCGCTCGGGGGTGCCGGTGCCGGTGCCGGCGCTGGGGGTGAACCGGCTGTGCGGCTCGGGCTTCCAGGCCTTCGTCACCGCCGCGGAGCTGATGCTCACCGAGCAGGCCTCGTGCGTGCTGGCCGGCGGCACCGAGTCCATGAGCCAGGCGCCCCACGTCATCCGCGGCGCGCGCTGGGGCATCCCCCTGGGCAAGGGTGGCCTCGAGGACATGCTGTGGAGCGCGCTGACGGACAGCTACACCGGTCAGGCCATGGCGCTCACCGCCGAGCAGCTCGCGGTGGACTACCAGCTCTCCCAGGACGCGGTGGACGAGTACGCGGTGCTGACGCAGAAGCGCTTCGCCGCGGCCCAGGAGGCAGGCCGCCTCCAGGACGAGATTTCGCCCGTCACCCTCAAGGGCAAGAAGGGCGAGACGGTGTTCGGCAAGGACGAGCACAACCGCCCGGACACCACCGTGGAGAGCCTGCGCAAGCTGCCCAAGGTCTTCAAGAAGGACGGCGTGGTGCACGCGGGCGCCGCCAGCGGCATCTGCGACGGCGCCGGCTCCATGGTGATGGCCACGCGCTCCTTCGTGGACAAGCACGGGCTGAAGCCGCTGGGCCGGCTCGTCAACTGGGGCATCTCCGGGTGTGAGCCGAAGCTCATGGGCATTGGCCCCGCGCCGGCCATCCGCCGGCTGCTGGAGCGCGCCGAGTGCAAGCTGGGGGACGTGGAGCTGTTCGAGGTGAACGAGGCGTTCGCGCCCCAGTACCTGGCGGTGGAGAAGGAGCTGGGGCTGCCACGCGCCCAGACGAACGTCAACGGGGGAGCCATCGCGGTGGGACACCCGCTCGGCGCCTCGGGGGCGCGGCTCACCATGACGCTGCTCTATGAACTGAAGCGCCGGGGTGCCCGCTATGGTATCGGTTCGGCGTGCATCGGCGGCGGCCAGGGAATCGCCGTCCTGGTCGAGGCGCTCTGA
- a CDS encoding DUF1751 domain-containing protein: MESTAAKLAIAMVAGSVLYLLTRGGGGGLLLLSPRSLGGFLWQPFTYGFIETSPLGILFGGLIIWSIGGWLEGVWGSRRMLMLAVGCTVAAGFLTSLAMFILPPLEIGYAGGTVMASILWVAYGLVIGRGQTNFWGIPLSGNAFAGIGAGFVALGILTTGGSPLVGLLAHLPEVIGLLLALGYVKGGSPRGLWLHFNHWRLQRQLRGRSRNLRVVSSERPSNDRFLN, encoded by the coding sequence GTGGAGTCCACCGCTGCCAAGCTGGCGATTGCCATGGTGGCGGGCTCGGTGCTGTACCTGCTGACGCGGGGAGGCGGCGGGGGGCTGCTGCTGCTGTCGCCCCGCTCGCTCGGGGGCTTCCTCTGGCAGCCCTTCACCTACGGCTTCATCGAGACCAGCCCGCTGGGCATCCTCTTCGGCGGCCTCATCATCTGGAGCATCGGTGGGTGGCTGGAGGGCGTGTGGGGCTCCCGGCGGATGCTGATGCTGGCGGTGGGCTGCACGGTGGCGGCCGGCTTCCTCACCTCGCTGGCCATGTTCATCCTGCCGCCGCTGGAGATCGGCTACGCGGGCGGCACGGTGATGGCGTCCATCCTCTGGGTGGCCTACGGGCTCGTCATCGGGCGGGGGCAGACGAACTTCTGGGGCATTCCCCTGTCGGGCAATGCCTTCGCGGGCATCGGCGCGGGCTTCGTGGCGCTGGGCATCCTCACCACGGGAGGCAGCCCCCTGGTGGGCTTGCTGGCCCACCTGCCGGAGGTCATCGGCCTGCTGCTCGCGCTCGGCTACGTGAAGGGCGGCAGCCCGCGGGGGCTGTGGCTGCACTTCAACCACTGGCGCCTGCAGCGCCAGCTCCGGGGGCGCTCTCGCAACCTGCGCGTCGTCTCCTCCGAGCGTCCGAGCAACGATCGGTTCCTCAACTGA
- a CDS encoding imm11 family protein codes for MPQRFFELSDDVYVPHRWHLDTPMDGHGQKVDDWMFRRGAPVHLPERLRVPVEIAGTPLDFTEANVSVPVVHVRVASVFARLAPDDVQLLPVDVEGQPDQYLILVATRLIDCIDEKASRFDRWTPEEGVLHKIRRYPVMYELRIDKEKVGSAKVFRLEGWTSGPIVSEEIKDALEHMGATGTRFEEV; via the coding sequence ATGCCCCAGCGTTTCTTCGAGCTGTCCGACGATGTGTATGTCCCGCACCGCTGGCATCTGGACACGCCGATGGATGGCCACGGCCAGAAGGTGGACGACTGGATGTTCAGGCGCGGGGCCCCCGTCCACCTCCCGGAGCGATTGAGAGTTCCCGTCGAGATCGCGGGCACTCCGCTGGACTTCACTGAAGCGAACGTCAGCGTCCCGGTGGTCCATGTCCGGGTCGCGTCCGTGTTCGCGCGGCTGGCTCCGGATGATGTGCAACTGCTCCCCGTGGACGTGGAGGGCCAACCGGATCAGTACCTCATCCTCGTGGCCACACGCCTCATCGACTGCATCGACGAGAAGGCTTCCCGGTTCGATCGTTGGACGCCCGAGGAGGGAGTGCTTCACAAGATCCGGCGGTATCCCGTCATGTACGAACTGCGCATCGACAAGGAGAAGGTGGGAAGCGCCAAGGTCTTCCGTCTCGAGGGGTGGACGAGCGGCCCGATCGTCTCCGAGGAGATCAAGGACGCCTTGGAGCACATGGGCGCCACCGGCACGAGATTCGAGGAGGTTTAG
- a CDS encoding serine/threonine-protein kinase — translation MSDEDKTSVLDERSRPSSALVEERSRTPISIPNVRSNDRRSLELGTLVHGRYRIERVLGEGGMGRIWLAEDLQELRQVALKEMQVPDGLSPSKVEELVLMFRHEFFAMTKLQHPGTLKVFDCGMTESGNRYIAMEVVGGKDLSTVAREQTLDTRTLYRILIQMAQVLAFIHARLYVHCDIKASNVRIMEDGTIKLMDFGVMHQLGTPSPGKLKGTLEYMAPEWQRGANIDGRADLYSLGVMAYFLATRRLPFKRQSPAALLADHLTRPPPKPSTICPVDPALEEIILLLLAKDPRDRFQNAGELLEALCRASGEPLPEEPLSARASYLHVPEVVGRESELEQLMNSLAEADWGQSRAVLLGAPAGVGKSRLLQEFELQAKLAEIAFGMGQCRAEGLAPLAPLTQALRSLVPLTPQELTERLGPLLSRLVPSLAAGPVPAFKDAGAEQIAIFSALTEWLQEVAQRHTFVLCFEDLQWADAATLEVLNVIIRALHHTRGMVVGSYRSDALSRLSLAFQTVDEGLTWRLDLAPLSARHVETLVQLALPGLQVPPDFVTRLHAITAGNAFFATECLRALVEEGALRRLGGRWMAMSDLATRKLPPTIEQAVLERLAAAPPDRVALLRRLAPAGRSLELPMVRALAGMIEVDLFQALDDLVARQFLQVIEARYVFTHDTVHQAVYDSTPEQMRKAYHGRVAEVLQSFRHDNPHVDRMVGYHFARSTQPRRAIEPLMRAGQAAIGAQALLDATHFLKEAAELLELEPRTPERVGQIIRTWATLIEVGYTSDPPTTLTYAEKLFQYWADTVDLEAGRREALEQLDAARTAPQPEHAELLRQVFREIPIAAEMAPVDVFWKKAELQILQSIAMAIMGRTEDFQALLERVEHEHPVDSPYRAGALIARAALSSHTGQFAGVLKAQREQVERLRAFRVSVERPSPRLAWALGMGCYFLNMVRGLRGEPLDAEATQDGFELAETFGFTDIRIYHLFTQIVRASFTGDATALAPVLVEKQELIRRLGNPRLPERNLAIYTPPYYLERGELDQLEVVLARGQTLAKVLPGDRWLQLYVQAYSACRDVLANDAAAARESLPRALTLAHSGEFRMETLVRVYQSRFERAQGREAAALEAAEEALARALNPEMENPFDEILARRALAPLVPVDEGMAHLNRALALAAESRNVLQQGLVNLGLAELLLPRSPMEASRVLDAAERLFNAARAPFWLSRISSLREEVMHKLGLLRPTA, via the coding sequence ATGAGCGACGAAGACAAGACTTCAGTCCTCGACGAGCGTAGCCGGCCCTCGAGTGCCCTGGTGGAGGAGCGCTCTCGCACCCCCATCTCCATCCCCAACGTCCGGTCCAATGATCGCCGGTCGCTGGAGCTGGGCACCCTGGTCCACGGGCGCTACCGCATCGAGCGGGTGCTGGGAGAGGGCGGCATGGGCCGCATCTGGCTGGCCGAGGACCTCCAGGAGCTGCGCCAGGTGGCCCTCAAGGAGATGCAGGTCCCCGACGGCCTGAGCCCCTCGAAGGTGGAAGAGCTGGTGCTGATGTTCCGGCACGAGTTCTTCGCCATGACGAAGCTCCAGCACCCCGGCACCCTCAAGGTCTTCGACTGTGGGATGACCGAGTCCGGCAACCGCTACATCGCCATGGAGGTGGTGGGCGGCAAGGACCTGAGCACCGTCGCCCGCGAGCAGACGCTCGACACGCGGACGCTCTACCGCATCCTGATCCAGATGGCCCAGGTGCTGGCCTTCATCCATGCGCGCCTCTACGTGCACTGCGACATCAAGGCCAGCAACGTGCGCATCATGGAGGACGGCACCATCAAGCTGATGGACTTCGGCGTGATGCACCAGCTGGGCACGCCGAGCCCCGGCAAGCTCAAGGGCACCCTGGAGTACATGGCCCCCGAGTGGCAGCGCGGCGCCAACATCGACGGGCGCGCCGACCTGTACTCGCTGGGCGTGATGGCCTACTTCCTCGCCACGCGCCGGCTGCCCTTCAAGCGCCAGAGCCCCGCCGCGCTCCTGGCCGACCACCTCACCCGGCCCCCGCCCAAGCCCTCGACCATCTGTCCGGTGGACCCGGCCCTGGAGGAGATCATCCTCCTGCTGCTGGCCAAGGACCCCAGGGACCGGTTCCAGAACGCGGGCGAGCTGCTCGAGGCGCTCTGCCGCGCCAGCGGAGAGCCGCTCCCCGAGGAGCCGCTGTCCGCCCGCGCCAGCTACCTGCACGTGCCCGAGGTCGTCGGCCGCGAGTCGGAGCTGGAGCAGCTCATGAACTCGCTGGCCGAGGCCGACTGGGGCCAGTCTCGCGCCGTGCTCCTCGGGGCCCCGGCCGGCGTGGGCAAGTCCCGGCTGCTCCAGGAGTTCGAGCTCCAGGCCAAGCTCGCGGAGATCGCCTTCGGCATGGGCCAGTGCCGCGCCGAGGGGCTCGCGCCGCTGGCTCCGCTCACCCAGGCGCTGCGCAGCCTCGTGCCGCTCACGCCCCAGGAGCTGACCGAGCGCCTGGGGCCGCTGCTCAGCCGGCTGGTGCCCTCGCTCGCCGCGGGGCCGGTGCCTGCCTTCAAGGATGCGGGCGCCGAGCAGATCGCCATCTTCAGCGCCCTCACCGAGTGGCTGCAGGAGGTGGCCCAGCGCCACACCTTCGTCCTCTGCTTCGAGGACCTGCAGTGGGCGGACGCCGCCACGCTCGAGGTGCTCAACGTCATCATCCGGGCGCTGCACCACACGCGCGGCATGGTGGTGGGCTCGTACCGCTCCGACGCGCTGAGCCGGTTGAGCCTCGCCTTCCAGACCGTGGACGAGGGGCTCACCTGGCGCCTGGACCTGGCCCCGCTGTCCGCCCGCCACGTGGAGACGCTGGTGCAGCTGGCGCTCCCGGGGCTGCAGGTGCCTCCGGACTTCGTCACGCGGCTGCACGCCATCACCGCCGGCAACGCCTTCTTCGCCACCGAGTGTCTGCGCGCGCTGGTGGAGGAGGGGGCGCTGCGGCGGCTGGGCGGCCGGTGGATGGCCATGAGCGATCTGGCCACGCGCAAGCTGCCGCCCACCATCGAGCAGGCCGTGCTGGAGCGCCTGGCCGCAGCGCCGCCGGATCGCGTGGCGCTCTTGCGGCGGCTGGCTCCCGCCGGGCGCAGCCTGGAGCTGCCGATGGTGCGCGCCCTGGCCGGGATGATCGAGGTGGATCTGTTCCAGGCGCTGGACGACCTGGTCGCGCGGCAGTTCCTCCAGGTCATCGAGGCGCGCTACGTCTTCACCCACGACACCGTCCACCAGGCCGTCTACGACAGCACCCCGGAGCAGATGCGCAAGGCGTACCACGGGCGCGTCGCCGAGGTGCTCCAGTCGTTCCGGCACGACAACCCGCACGTGGACCGGATGGTGGGCTACCACTTCGCCCGCTCCACCCAGCCGCGGCGCGCCATCGAGCCGCTGATGCGCGCGGGCCAGGCCGCCATCGGGGCCCAGGCCCTGCTGGACGCCACGCACTTCCTGAAGGAGGCCGCGGAGCTGCTCGAGCTGGAGCCCCGCACCCCCGAGCGCGTGGGGCAGATCATCCGCACCTGGGCCACCCTCATCGAGGTGGGCTACACGAGCGATCCGCCCACCACGCTCACCTACGCCGAGAAGCTCTTCCAGTACTGGGCGGACACGGTGGACCTGGAGGCCGGCCGCAGGGAGGCGCTGGAGCAGCTCGACGCGGCCCGCACCGCGCCCCAGCCCGAGCACGCCGAGCTGCTGCGCCAGGTGTTCCGCGAGATTCCCATCGCGGCGGAGATGGCGCCGGTGGACGTCTTCTGGAAGAAGGCGGAGCTGCAGATCCTCCAGAGCATCGCCATGGCCATCATGGGCCGCACCGAGGACTTCCAGGCGCTGCTGGAGCGCGTGGAGCATGAGCACCCGGTGGACTCGCCCTACCGCGCCGGAGCCCTCATCGCCCGCGCGGCGCTCAGCTCGCACACCGGGCAGTTCGCCGGCGTGCTCAAGGCCCAGCGCGAGCAGGTGGAGCGGCTGCGCGCCTTCCGCGTCTCGGTGGAGCGCCCCTCACCCCGGCTGGCGTGGGCCCTGGGCATGGGGTGCTACTTCCTCAACATGGTCCGCGGCCTGCGCGGCGAGCCGCTCGACGCCGAGGCCACCCAGGATGGCTTCGAGCTGGCCGAGACGTTCGGCTTCACGGACATCCGCATCTACCACCTGTTCACGCAGATCGTCCGCGCCTCCTTCACCGGGGACGCCACGGCGCTGGCGCCGGTGCTCGTGGAGAAGCAGGAGCTCATCCGCCGGCTGGGCAACCCGCGCCTGCCCGAGCGCAACCTCGCCATCTACACGCCGCCCTACTACCTGGAGCGCGGCGAGCTGGATCAGCTGGAGGTGGTGCTCGCCCGAGGCCAGACGCTGGCCAAGGTGCTGCCGGGCGATCGGTGGCTGCAGCTCTATGTCCAGGCGTACTCGGCCTGCCGGGACGTGCTCGCCAATGACGCGGCCGCCGCGCGCGAGTCCCTGCCTCGGGCCCTCACGCTGGCGCACTCCGGGGAGTTCCGCATGGAGACGCTGGTGCGCGTCTACCAGTCGCGCTTCGAGCGGGCCCAGGGCCGCGAGGCCGCCGCGCTCGAGGCCGCCGAGGAGGCGCTGGCGCGCGCGCTCAATCCGGAGATGGAGAACCCCTTCGACGAGATCCTCGCCCGCCGGGCCCTGGCGCCGCTGGTGCCCGTCGACGAGGGCATGGCGCACCTGAACCGCGCGCTCGCGCTGGCGGCGGAGTCTCGCAACGTGCTGCAGCAGGGCCTGGTGAACCTGGGCCTGGCCGAGCTGTTGCTGCCGCGCTCGCCGATGGAGGCCTCGCGCGTGCTGGACGCGGCGGAGCGCCTGTTCAACGCGGCGCGCGCCCCCTTCTGGCTCTCGCGCATCTCCAGCCTGCGCGAGGAAGTGATGCACAAGCTCGGGCTGCTCCGGCCGACGGCGTAG
- a CDS encoding FecCD family ABC transporter permease: MSSPHGELTLPASEYVPVARGKRAKGLLLLVPLLLLSIVVSLGVGAVSISPAEVLSILLSRVGLPPLAEFTEQQDAVLCFIRLPRVLLGALVGAVLSVAGVALQGLFRNPLADPGLLGVSGGASVAVSAVTVLKLQLLGFYTLPMAAFIGSFGAILLISSLAQENGKTQVALMLLCGVAINALCVATTGLFTYLSTDDQLRTITFWQLGSLAGATWPLVTTITPLVLLCGAGMVLLASPLNAILLGEANANHLGISVERTKWTIVALVALGVGAGVAVSGMIGFLGLVVPHLVRLWLGPNHRVLLPLSALLGSVLLVLADLLARTVVVPSELPIGIVTALAGSPFFLYLLLRQRRTHAL, encoded by the coding sequence ATGAGCAGCCCTCACGGTGAGCTGACGTTGCCGGCGAGCGAGTACGTCCCCGTGGCCCGAGGCAAGAGGGCCAAGGGGCTGCTCCTCCTCGTGCCCCTCCTGCTCCTGAGCATCGTGGTGTCGCTGGGCGTGGGCGCCGTGTCCATCAGCCCCGCCGAGGTGCTCTCCATCCTCCTGTCGCGGGTCGGTCTGCCGCCGCTCGCCGAGTTCACCGAGCAGCAGGACGCCGTCCTCTGCTTCATCCGGCTCCCGCGCGTCCTGCTGGGCGCCCTGGTCGGCGCCGTGCTCTCCGTGGCGGGCGTGGCCCTTCAAGGCCTCTTCCGCAACCCGCTCGCCGACCCGGGGCTGCTCGGCGTGTCGGGCGGCGCCTCGGTCGCCGTGTCCGCCGTCACCGTGCTCAAGCTCCAGCTCCTGGGCTTCTACACCCTCCCGATGGCGGCGTTCATCGGGAGCTTTGGGGCCATCCTCCTCATCTCGTCCCTGGCCCAGGAGAATGGGAAGACCCAGGTCGCGCTGATGCTGCTGTGTGGCGTCGCCATCAACGCCCTCTGCGTGGCCACCACCGGCCTCTTCACCTACCTGTCCACCGACGATCAGCTCCGGACCATCACCTTCTGGCAGCTCGGCTCGCTCGCGGGAGCGACGTGGCCCCTGGTCACCACCATCACGCCGCTGGTCCTGCTCTGCGGCGCGGGGATGGTGCTCCTCGCCAGCCCGCTCAATGCCATTCTCCTGGGCGAGGCCAACGCGAACCACCTGGGCATCTCGGTGGAGCGCACCAAGTGGACGATCGTGGCGCTCGTGGCCCTGGGCGTGGGCGCGGGGGTCGCCGTCTCCGGGATGATCGGCTTCCTCGGGCTCGTGGTGCCGCACCTCGTCCGGCTCTGGCTGGGCCCCAACCACCGAGTCCTGTTGCCGCTGTCCGCGCTCCTGGGCTCGGTGCTGCTGGTCCTCGCGGATCTGCTCGCCCGCACCGTCGTGGTCCCCTCCGAGCTGCCCATCGGCATCGTGACCGCGCTCGCCGGCTCGCCCTTCTTCCTGTACCTGCTCTTGCGGCAGCGGAGGACCCACGCCCTATGA
- a CDS encoding sigma-54-dependent Fis family transcriptional regulator — MAGRLELDLRELLTFEPAGGLIHFAGQRALLMDAVALGLLRKELIGTLGMTAARGILTRMGYAHGWRTAEAMKTAFPWPDESAWRRAGGRLHTLQGQVMFEPVERRPEDGPPPFAEAQWRESYEAEQHLLHLGRADQPVCWSLTGFASGYMSFCHGKQIYCLETRCVGKGDAICQIVGKPAEEWGPDCVEALRFFETQCMEGMLGEVTDALKQAELKLRQKRRTLARVTGTTEDPSGLVARTEEMKRVLGLARRAAKVDSTVLITGESGVGKERIARLIHDESGRVHKAFVAVNCAAVTESLLESELFGHAKGAFTGATHDRPGLFEAASGGTLFLDEVGEVPPAMQAKLLRALQEKEVRRVGENQSRKVDVRVVAATNRHLLEEVNGGRFRQDLYYRLRVIELRVPPLRERREDILPLARLLLVEATERLGRRVMSFSPEAADQLLRYAWPGNVRELGNAIERAVALCEGTRVEREDLPEEVRAAPPSFLPGATPRTLEDMEREYIFAVLARNGGNRSRTAEQLDIGLATLYRKLKQYGHPEAPN; from the coding sequence ATGGCGGGGCGACTGGAGCTGGACCTGCGGGAGCTGCTGACCTTCGAGCCCGCGGGCGGCCTCATCCACTTCGCGGGACAGCGGGCGCTGCTGATGGACGCGGTGGCGCTGGGGCTGCTGCGCAAGGAGCTGATTGGAACCCTGGGGATGACGGCGGCGCGCGGCATCCTGACGCGGATGGGCTACGCGCACGGCTGGCGCACGGCCGAGGCGATGAAGACGGCCTTCCCCTGGCCGGACGAGTCAGCGTGGCGCCGGGCGGGCGGCCGGCTGCATACCCTCCAGGGACAGGTGATGTTCGAGCCGGTGGAGCGGCGCCCGGAGGATGGGCCTCCCCCCTTCGCCGAGGCCCAGTGGCGCGAGTCCTACGAGGCCGAGCAGCACCTCTTGCACCTGGGCCGGGCGGACCAGCCGGTGTGCTGGAGCCTCACGGGGTTCGCCAGCGGGTACATGAGCTTCTGCCACGGCAAGCAGATCTACTGCCTGGAGACACGCTGCGTCGGGAAGGGGGACGCCATCTGCCAGATCGTCGGCAAGCCGGCCGAGGAGTGGGGCCCGGACTGCGTGGAGGCGCTGCGCTTCTTCGAGACCCAGTGCATGGAGGGCATGCTCGGAGAGGTGACGGACGCGCTCAAGCAGGCCGAGCTGAAGCTGCGGCAGAAGCGGCGGACGCTGGCGCGGGTGACGGGCACCACGGAGGATCCGTCCGGCCTGGTGGCGCGCACCGAGGAGATGAAGCGGGTGCTCGGGCTGGCGCGCCGGGCGGCGAAGGTGGACTCCACGGTGCTGATCACGGGCGAGAGCGGCGTGGGCAAGGAGCGCATCGCCCGGCTCATCCACGACGAGTCCGGCCGGGTGCACAAGGCCTTCGTGGCCGTCAACTGCGCGGCCGTCACCGAGAGCCTCCTGGAGAGCGAGCTGTTCGGCCACGCCAAGGGCGCCTTCACCGGCGCCACGCATGATCGCCCGGGCCTGTTCGAGGCGGCCAGCGGCGGCACCCTCTTCCTGGACGAGGTGGGCGAGGTGCCCCCGGCGATGCAGGCCAAGCTGCTGCGCGCGCTGCAGGAGAAGGAGGTGCGGCGCGTGGGAGAGAACCAGAGCCGCAAGGTGGATGTGCGCGTGGTGGCCGCCACCAACCGCCACCTGCTCGAGGAGGTGAACGGGGGCCGCTTCCGGCAGGACCTCTACTACCGGCTTCGCGTCATCGAGCTGCGGGTGCCACCGCTGCGAGAGCGGCGCGAGGACATCCTCCCGCTGGCGCGCCTGCTGCTCGTCGAGGCCACGGAGCGGCTGGGGCGCCGGGTGATGTCCTTCTCCCCCGAGGCGGCCGATCAGCTGCTGCGCTACGCGTGGCCGGGTAACGTGCGCGAGCTGGGCAATGCCATCGAGCGCGCCGTGGCGCTGTGCGAGGGCACCCGCGTGGAGCGGGAGGACCTGCCCGAGGAGGTCCGCGCCGCGCCGCCCAGCTTCCTGCCGGGGGCCACGCCGCGGACGCTGGAGGACATGGAGCGCGAGTACATCTTCGCGGTGCTGGCGCGCAACGGCGGCAACCGCTCACGCACCGCGGAGCAGCTCGACATCGGCCTGGCCACGCTCTACCGCAAGCTCAAGCAGTACGGGCACCCCGAGGCCCCGAACTGA
- a CDS encoding heme/hemin ABC transporter substrate-binding protein, with protein MIRSVFSLLLLGVTLASPLSLAEPLKGVDGQAVDIAPPRRVVAVNSSLVEILFALGKGDAIVGTDVGGTWPPEQAKIAKVGHPYHPSIEGIISLKPDVVLATEENLTPATAGQLRSTGVPVLILENSAKDGMDGLKRRIDIVARLFNVQEAGKRMQQELDKQRADLNKKIAAQKKKPRILFLYAHGPGEAFVYGKETGVHVLIELAGGQNAADFTTGTKALTAEGMVAAFPDAILMLNRGLEAVGGVEGALKLPGVALTPAGKNKKILAVDNTIRWVGPRFPQFADTVFTAIHEQPSR; from the coding sequence ATGATTCGTTCCGTCTTCTCACTGTTGCTCCTGGGCGTCACCCTCGCAAGCCCGCTCTCCCTGGCGGAGCCGCTCAAAGGCGTCGACGGCCAGGCCGTGGACATCGCTCCTCCCAGGCGCGTGGTCGCGGTCAACTCCTCGCTGGTGGAGATCCTGTTCGCCCTCGGCAAGGGTGACGCCATCGTGGGGACGGACGTCGGTGGGACGTGGCCTCCCGAGCAGGCGAAGATCGCCAAGGTGGGCCACCCCTACCACCCCAGCATCGAGGGCATCATCAGCCTCAAGCCGGACGTGGTGCTCGCCACGGAGGAGAACCTCACGCCCGCCACCGCCGGGCAGCTTCGCAGCACCGGGGTCCCCGTCCTCATCCTCGAGAACTCCGCCAAGGATGGGATGGACGGCCTGAAGCGGCGCATCGACATCGTCGCGCGGCTCTTCAACGTCCAGGAAGCTGGCAAGCGGATGCAGCAGGAGCTCGACAAGCAGCGCGCGGACCTCAACAAGAAGATCGCGGCGCAGAAGAAGAAGCCCCGCATCCTCTTCCTCTACGCCCACGGCCCGGGCGAGGCCTTCGTCTACGGCAAGGAGACCGGCGTCCACGTGCTCATCGAGCTGGCGGGAGGCCAGAACGCCGCGGACTTCACCACCGGCACCAAGGCGCTGACGGCCGAGGGCATGGTGGCGGCCTTCCCCGATGCCATCCTCATGCTGAACCGCGGCCTCGAGGCGGTGGGCGGAGTCGAGGGGGCCTTGAAGCTCCCTGGCGTGGCCCTGACTCCAGCGGGCAAGAACAAGAAGATCCTGGCCGTGGACAACACCATCCGGTGGGTCGGTCCTCGCTTCCCCCAGTTCGCTGACACCGTCTTCACGGCCATCCATGAGCAGCCCTCACGGTGA
- a CDS encoding GNAT family N-acetyltransferase, giving the protein MTQAAVRIRPATLADAATLTELGARTFRDTFAADNTPEDVEAFLASHYRPELQEAELKDPRNLYLLAEVSGVPAGFALLRDGAREQGVQAERPLNLSRLYVDRPFLGARVGAALMHRCVEEGRARGHDVLWLGVWERNTRALAFYSRWGFTEVGEMHFLLGNDRQRDLVLTLAL; this is encoded by the coding sequence ATGACCCAGGCTGCGGTGAGGATCCGCCCCGCGACGCTGGCGGACGCGGCGACGCTGACGGAGCTCGGAGCGCGCACGTTCCGAGACACCTTCGCCGCCGACAACACTCCGGAGGACGTGGAGGCGTTCCTCGCCTCGCACTACCGGCCGGAGCTCCAGGAAGCGGAGCTGAAGGATCCGCGCAACCTGTACCTGCTCGCGGAGGTCTCCGGAGTCCCCGCGGGCTTCGCGCTGCTGCGCGACGGAGCCCGCGAGCAGGGAGTGCAGGCCGAGCGTCCGCTCAACCTGTCCCGCCTGTACGTGGACCGGCCCTTCCTGGGAGCCAGGGTAGGGGCCGCGCTGATGCACCGCTGTGTGGAGGAGGGGCGCGCGCGGGGGCACGACGTGCTGTGGCTGGGCGTGTGGGAGCGCAACACCCGCGCCCTGGCATTCTACTCACGTTGGGGCTTCACCGAGGTGGGCGAGATGCACTTCCTGCTGGGGAACGACCGGCAGCGCGATCTCGTGCTCACCCTCGCGCTCTGA